The bacterium genome contains a region encoding:
- a CDS encoding IS200/IS605 family transposase codes for MSEHILKRHNKSLLLYHIVCPAKYRRKVFT; via the coding sequence ATGAGCGAACACATCCTGAAAAGACATAATAAGAGTCTCCTGTTATACCATATTGTATGTCCTGCAAAATACAGGAGAAAGGTATTTACA